Within the Fusarium keratoplasticum isolate Fu6.1 chromosome 1, whole genome shotgun sequence genome, the region TCAATGCTTGTCAATGCTTGTCAATGCTTGTCAATGCTTGGGAAGCGAAGTGCTGGACCTGACCTTGAGCAGGGGACCTGCAAATCTCCTGCGTCGTATCGGCCATCGCCCGTCATGCTGTGCAACTCTTGAACTCTTGAGCCCGATAAGCAGCCTGCCTACAGCTCGTATTCTTGCCACTGCAGCTCTGACGACGTGATtgcttggtcttgagagTCAAAGTTGAGGAGCATCTCAATGTCATGGTTTTGACTCAACGGGGCGTCGATCGTGAGACAAGGTGCCATCCCAACTCCGGCAGACGCGACCCAGAGACGCGGCATGGGGGCAGAGCAGACCTTGATTGGGAAATGCTTCCGTTCGGCAAACTAATTAAACTCTTGGGTTGAGGATGCTGGCTTTCCTTGGTGTCGGAGATGCGCATCCACACTTTGGTGGTCCATCGCATCGCGTCCCAGCCTTATGGGTTTCACGTTACGTACTTGCGGGCGCATTTCCAGTTAAGCTGGAGGCTAGTAGTCATTGCCGAGGGAATGTTGGTTCATGGATGTGTCAATGTATTGTGTTTAGGTGGTTCTTGATGGTCAATGGGGGATCGTCGGAGATCGAGTCCGCGTTGTTGACTCAGAGGACCCGAACCAGAGTTGTCTCAACTGCACGAACGAAGCGTTAGTCAAGACTCACGGGCGACAACTCGGCCGAGTGCCATGACTTGGTACCTGACATGTTCAAGTACCGCAACCATTAAGGAGTCCTCCTGCTTTCGCCTAACACCTTGACCACAAGCCAACGATAAGAGTGGCCGAGCCCCAATCGTTCTATCCCAGCTCATATGTCCTGCCATTCCATAGACACTCGTCACATGGCCATCGGCAATTCTTCATGGCGTATACTCGGCATAATGCGACTGGCACCCTGCCAGCCGACCCATGAAGACAAGACATCCCATCAACGAGTATGTCACGGCCCTCTGAACTGTTCCTTGAACACGTTTTCCCAGAAACCTGGGGCCTTTCCAAAACACAGGATAGTTATCGTGTGACCAAGCAACGACCATGATGGAAAACAGCATTCCCACTGTCCCCGTTACAGTATCCTTCTTATCCTTGAGCAGACTCAAGATGTTGCGAAAGAAGATCTCCTTGTCGCCATCTGCTGGCTCTGTCCATTCTCGAACAACAAGGTCCATGTCCTTGCCTGCCTTGCCTTTCTCTGTGTTGTCTGCGCGCATGTACTGGTGGACTGTATATCGGGGTATCGTGATGACACCATCATCCTTTGTGAATACAGCTGTGCGATCACCAATTGTCACAAGTGCATAGCCTTCCACGACTTGCAGGTATTCGGTGTGTGTCTCATGCCAGTGCAGACCCGTGCCGGGGATGTCATCACCCGTCcggaagatgatggtgacgacgGTTGATGCGGACGATTTGGGCCCGAAGTCGATGCCTCCAAACGGGATGAAGATACTATCCCAATCACGTGTGGTCGTGCGAGCCATGTTGAGTGGGTGGGTATCGTGCGAAAACGTTGGAAGCTCAGGTTTATGATCGGGATCAACTCGCTTTCCTCTTAAATGCGAGAATATTCGTCGATAGGCGACCAAGGTCATGAATGCGGCTTTATAGATACATATACTCAAGCCAAGCAGCGTCTTATTCCTTCCGCTTTGGCTGCTTCTCGGCGACTTTTATCGTGACGCGGGGTCCATTATCCCGATTTCCGTGTCCGCGTCTTACTAGGACAGCAAAAAACCGAGTGCGAACGGAAACAAAGACGCCGTGATGGTCTAGAATACGAATTCCCTTTTATTTTTAGCAAATATTTATTAATGGTCAAATGATAATTCTTGACTACTGACGTAAGAGAGTGTAAGCCCACCTTTCATCGACTTGCCGGGTGGTGGTTTTGATCTTGTGGATGATCCTCTCGCAGCATTCTCCTAGGAGAGCTAAGGAAATATCACATACGTGGAGATTGAAGCTCATGACGTATAATATTGAACCCTACATTCGCGCCCTTAGTAGATTGCAGTGATTGAAGTACCTGTCCACGGCTAAAGCCTCGACATGGTGTAGATAAGGTCTAGGGTAAGCTACTTCGAGCGAGCAATATAATACCCAAACTTCCATCCATAACTCCCAAATAAGCGAAactatttaataataaattcTTATTTACATCTATAAGTTATGCTAAACGTCTCCTTGGCTTTCCACTTTGAAAAGCGGCGTGTTGTTTTCGTCCCTCCCCGTGGTATCACTTCAGGGGACGAGCATCGGAGTGCGGTGAGGTTATGCCCATCTGATGGATCGAATACTAGAACAAAGGGCTCGCTATTACATCAGCATTGCTAAGACGCCAAGTTCACTTTGAGAAGTAATAGAAAGGTGCACTCACATTGCCTTTATTCTGTTCAGAAAAATACCGACGCTTGATTTGGCGGATCCCGTGTAATTCTTCAATATAACGTAGCTCTGGACTGTTGGCTTATTTAATTACCGACGAGAGCCAAGAAAGAAACGGAGCACCAAAATAGTAGATTCTCTTCTATATGTGGAGATCATATAATATTCATAAGAAGGGAATGTATTTGAAATATATAGGTAGTTGGATGGTTACTCCCTTGAGAGGTTTGGTATCTGGAGGGTCTTTGTACATTGCCTGCCTGATAGGTTTCTTGTATCCTTATCACTAACCTTGTAGATGGGTGGGTTAATATGTCAATATTCTTGTATTTTATTTTTCCCTTCACTATGAACGGGACAGTAGTGGCTGAGGCGAGGTACTTAGCTCTGAACATACGAGGCGGCGATGGGAATAGGACCTTCTGCAGGGAGCCTGATGGTGGCACAGTGTTGTCCTTGCGCATCCATGAATATAAGAAACATCTGACAAAGAGGCCCCTGGACCGGAAATGATGCAGACTCTTCGTCCAACTTGGGCAGCCTGTCTTGAATTTGACCTTCTGGCAACAAGGCAACAAAGAAGTCAtgctgctgccatcaagATGAACGCTTCAGCACTAGAGAGAACTGGTTCGATGAGTCAGTTTGACCATGGATGATGATACTTTTTACGATGTGGATGCCTCCCACAGCGCCTCCCACGACGATCTGTCTATGACTACGCCAACTACTGTGACCAGGATGACAACTCAGCAGTCATTCTAGCCAAGGAAGCCTGCACTTATCATTTTACACTCACTGTTTGTTATGCGGCCCTCATTACTCTGGACCGCTTCGTCTCGCATATTGAAAGGTCTTTCCTCTGTTGTCATCCAGTGAGTTCTCTGTGCATATGGCCTAAGCTACGTGGTATCGAGTTTCGATGGCGTCATGTATTAATAACCGTGTCTTTTTGCTGTTATGGCTGATAGCCCCTttggagacgtcattgatgacaagaagaaTGTGTACATCCGGACTTGCTGGGGATGAGACGGCTTGGGGCTCAGAAGATAGTATATCCGTGTGAGGCAGGGGGTATTAAACCTCAACCCATCTACTGCAGTTTTGAACCTTGCCTGCCATCTTTTCTGTTAATGTCGTCTTCCTTCTCGTTGTCCCTGCTGACATCGTTGACCTTGTTGGCATCTTCTTCATGTTCCTCATCCTTACTCCATTCATGTAGTTCTTCATAATACTCATCCAGCGCCTTCATAGCCGCATCGGAATTGACTGAACGCACAGGGCCTTGAGTGATCATGAGCAATTTATCGCGTGCATGAATCCAACAAGAGGTAACATAGAATGTTACATAAGCGTCCCTTTTAGCCATGGTTTCCAGTCTTTGCCGTTTTTCAGCTCTAGCTCAGCCACTACCTCACGCGCAGTACGTGGTTCGAAGGTCTGTAATAATGGCTTTCTGTTCTTGGTGCCGTATTGGCGGTTCTTGACACTGGGAACCGTGGAGGGTAGTATTTGTGCGTCGCTGCGTATCAGTGTCATGGGGGAATGAGGCGCTTGAACTTGATCGTGGAGGGGATAgctctcttcatctttttGAGCTGGTACTGTGGGTAATAGTGATGGAAGGGCAAAGTGCTTCGAGTTCGATGTGATAATCTAGGGGATCACGTTGAGGTGAGGATAAACTCGAGAGATGTGTCGAGAAAAGTATCATCTCGGGTGCCACGTGATAGCCATGTGCCGCGTTCTATCTAAAAACGCCATGTCTTTGCTTGCTGGCTGCGCCGGCATAATTTCTGAGGGAGCTGAGCTCATGAGTGATGGATAGCTGAAACAAGTGTTTGAGGGAATGGGTTTCCAGTTTGGGATGTTGGAGTTTAAGTACGATTGGCTACAGCAGTGGAAGTTTCGAGGGGATGAAAGAACGAGGGTCAACCCTGAATGAGAGCTTGGATGAGGGAATAACTGACGAAGCTGTCTGAGTTTAAGAAGCGAGATGGCCGTTTTGAAGTTGATGTTGAACAAGCGAGTATTTCGGGCCATCAGAACTGAGATTGGTTCATATGTAAAGGGCAAGCACAAAGAGTATGTATCGAGAAACTTGCGATGTAACAGTTCGCTAGTCAGCCAAGCTTGATTTTATCAGAAGAGCTTGGACGTTTCGATAATCAGTCGTGATTAGGGAAGTTAGTCGTCATGAATGTACAGCCGTGTTGACACCAGCGTAATTCCTCACGGAGTCATAGTAAAGAGTCACCCAGAAAGGGGTGCAATATGCGCGACTTGCCAAGAATGTTGCCTTTGCCtctagttatttatttaattgACTTAAAAATTCAAAGGGCTGTCTCTGGAGCTCATTTGACCATTGAATATGGTCACTGTAGCATGTTGAATCAGCTGCGTTCTGGGTTTGGTTcagcccttgatgggataaccGAGTCAGAAGACAGACACTGGGTTTTGTTCTCGTGAGGCCAGCAAGGGATCTAAGAAGATCTGACAAGGTTAAGATTGTTAGAGAACTGGATGTTCCGTGGTGGGTGAAGAGGTACACGGGTCGAGCAAAAACGAGATACTTGTAGAAAGGGATCCGCTCAAGCTCCTCTAGGGGTAGCAATGAATAAAAAGTCTTGTCATTATGGAATGCGTAGCTATCCTTGCTGCTTATAAGCCCCATGTTGTCGGTAACTATACTTCTTTCTCATTGTTGACTCTCTAATCTTTCCATATCAACCGTCTCGCCTCGGCTCAACGTCTTTGCTTTCCTCCGGCGAGCACAGCACCTCATGGTCCCCAGTACCGTGGTCGTGAACCAAAGGAGCATGCTAATCAAGTTTATCCAAACCGCAGCCTTCATCCTGCTCTCTGATGTATAAAACTTTGCGTCGTACAAGGGAGTGTCGTCGCTTAGGAACTGGGACGCAAAGACACCGAATTGCGCTAGCCACAGAACCGACACCATCCCGTCCAGTACCGTCCAGCCGCAGCTTGTAGCCGTGAAAAAGAGGTGTATGATGCAGACGATCATGGAGACGCCGGCGACGAATTCTGCGTAGATCCATCTTGAATCTGCTTCTAGGTGTTTTGAGGTGGCTTTTTGTAGGTCGAGTCCGTAGAGTATTGCAACGACGAGGGCGAAGAGACATTGGAGGGCTCGGAAGAGGGCGCGGGAGATGACACCCGTCAAGCCCACATTCTCCCAATAGTCGGCGATTTTTGGAGACGGCATCGATATCGGAAGAGCGGTTTCTGGGGAAAGTACAGGGGGAGGAAGGCTCGCCGTAAGAAAGAAGAACGAAACAGATGGAGGtgagttgagaagaagagtttGCTGTCTGGCTTTGCTCCTCTGTCTACTCCCCACTCCTTTTAATTCTAGCTCTCCACATCATTACGTTGACCCAAAGCTTCTTTGGTCTCAAATGATAAGTTCCGCCAAGTCATGACATAGCCAGGCTCACGGAGTCATTCTGTTCGTGGCCGAGGACCCGCAAGGCTATAACCAGCGGTGTTTGGTATGCCGCCCCGGGGACAGGGGTTGCAAACTTACAATACGAAAACTCCTTGAGATCTCATTGGAAGACACCGAAGGTACGCAACATGATTCATTACGTGGCCCACGTCTCAGCCATGGCTATTTCTATCATAGACTCGGATATGAGCGCCATGAAAAGTGGACTTGTGGGTAGGAGGGATGATGTTTGGCCAATGCTGGAATTTTCGCTTTCTTTCCGAGTCACCCATGTTTAGAGCCAAGCTAATAGTCGATCTAACAGGGGACCATGATTCAGAATCGTGCAATTACTTCGGCCATTTCGGCGGTAGTGCCTATCCTGGTCGCACCGCTTTAGACCCTGTACTGTTTTTATATGACTGGAATGACGTCGGGCAGGATTGCTCcatgccgaggaagccaaTTTGATCTGCTTGTCTGAGGCCATCCCTTGTGCTCCAGACGCTTCAACCATATGACAGAGGCAGAGATGGCATCCACGAACGATGGCATCGATCAGCTCAACGAGACGAGAACAGCTGCAATTGATGCATCTACAAGAGGTAGCAGGGCAAAACTGAGATTCATGGTGTCTAATACTGACTAGAAATCACAGATGACGGCCGAATCGATATCGAGATATCCACGACCCTGAGCCGACGACTCTCCAAACTTCCAAATttcgaggaactcgacgtGACTCCCGGGTTGGCTTCGCCGGCATACCAACAATACGAGAACCGAGATCATTCAGTAGTTGccctcaacatcgtcatccaaGTCATTGGAAGCCGTGGCGATGTCCAACCCTTTATTGCGCTGGCGCACGAGTTACAGAAACACGGTCATAGAATTCGACTGGCCACCCACGATGTCTTCGAGACTTTTGTTCAATCGTCCAATATCGAGTTCTACCCTGTTGGAGGCGATCCCTCTCAGCTCATGGCATATATGGTCAAGAACCCAGGGCTTATCCCAAGCATCGATAGTCTTCGAGCTGGAGATATAAACAccaagaggaagatgatTGCTCAGATGCTCGATGGGTTCTGGGACTCGTGCATAATGCCTGATCCCAAGACGGGCGATCCGTTTGTGGCAGATGCTATAATTGCCAACCCGCCTAGCTTTGCACATGTTCATTGCGCTGAGGCATTGGGTGTTCCTCTACACATGATGTTCACTATGCCTTGGACTAGTACAGGTGCTTTTCCTCATCCCTTGGCGAATATCAATGACCCGAGTACTGGCAAGGAACGTGAAGTTGCCAATTACCTGTCATACAGTGTGGTGGAATTTCTGACGTGGCAAGGGTAAGTGAATGATCAGCTCTCCTATGGGTTTCGATGACTGACCGAAGAGTGTAGGCTCGGAGACCTGGTCAACCACTGGCGAGAAGCCaaactcggcctcgagcaTGTTCCGATGAACGAAGGTCCGAGACTGCTTAAGTCTCTGGAAGTGCCATTCACATACTGCTGGTCTCCAGCTCTGATCCCTAAACCGAGAGAATGGGGCCACAACATAAGTGGGTGTCGTACAACCAGACATATGATATACGGCTTTTCTAACAGATGATCTAGGTATCTCTGGTTTCTTTTTCCGACAACCCCCCTCATACCAGCCCCCTGAAGATCTCGCAACTTTCCTCAAAGGCGGACCGAAGCCTATCTACGTCGGATTCGGAAGCATTGTTGTCGATGACCCAGCCCGACTGATGATCATGGTCCTGAAGGCGATCAAAACAGCTGGAGTTCGGGCTATCATATCACAGGGATGGAGCAAACTTGAGGGTGACGACGACCCCAATATCTTTTACGTCGGTGATTGTCCCCATGAATACCTGTTTCAGCAGGTCTCTGCTGTTGTCCACCACGGCGGTGCCGGAACAACGGCTTGCGGACTGTTTTACGGCATACCGACGGTGATCGTCCCGTTCTTTGGAGAGTAAGGAAACCATGCTTGCTTGGTCCATGATCTATACTGACATGACAACTATTGATAGTCAACCTTTCTGGGGTCAGATGGTAGCCAACGCCGGCGCTGGCCCACAGCCAATCCCTCACTCATCCCTGACATCTAGAAATCTCACCGATGCTATAGTACATGCATTGACGCCCGAAGTCGCGATCGCAGCGCAGAAGATGTCGGAAAGCATGAAAACTGAATCGGGAGTCCAGGCCGCGGTCCAACATTTTCACTCCAATTTGCCTATCGAGCCACAGCGCTGTGATTTGGTTCCAGAGCTTCCAGCGTCTTGGTCATATAAAGGAAAAAGACACCAAGTCTTGTTGTCAAAAAAGGCAGAGCGAATCTTGACTGGAGCAAACAAACTCGAACGGAGCAAGTTGAAGTTGTAAGTAGGCCTAGCCTTTCAAGTTGGCGGTACTGACACCTTACTCGGTAGTCACAAACCAAAGCCCATATTCATTGAAAGTAGACGTTGGGATCCGTTCACGGCCGTTGGATCAGCATCAATGGAAGTCGCTGCGTCAATGGCAGATGCGACAGCAGGAGTCTTTGTGAAACCTTACGAGACAATCAAGGAACACCAAGCGCGAACGAAAACCTCACTAGAGAGCGGATCAAGTCAGGCTCGATCGCAAAGCGATTCCGCAAGCGTCAGCGAATCCGGAGTCGCGAGGAGAGCGGCTGGAACTTCAACCAAGAGTCTTGGGAAGCTGGCCGTTACATCTGCAAAGGGCATATTCGTCGATATTCCCATCGCGGTTACGGATGGGCTGCGAGCTGTACCGAATCTTTATGGGGAGGATGTGAGGCCTCGGGATCATATCACTGGCTTCAGGAGTGGTGCGGTGGTCGCTGGTAAGAACTTTTACCACGGAATCTTTGAGGCTCTGACAGACATTGCCGTGTACACATACCACGGCAAGCGTCAAGAAAATGCATTGGGGGCTGCAAAGGGCCTGGGCAAGGGCGCATTGAGCTTGGTGACCAAGACAACTGCTGCTACCATCGGACTCGTTGCGTATCCGGCCCAGGGCATACACCGAAGCATCCGGGCTGTAGTCGTGACTTCAACGCCCAAGGCGATCGAGGCGGCTATGCGTATTGAAGGAGATTGGCTTCTTAAGAAGAAGCCAGTGTCTGAAGAGGAAACTCGTTGCGCCGTTGCTGACTTTGAGACGTTGCGGAACTCGAAACCTACCAAGGTTGTACCAGGGTAAACAAGCACCTGTAGACTTTTCTTGTATAAACATCTTCGTATTTCATAGACTTGTAATATGTTCTCTAGGCCTTATATACTTTATCTAAATGCGAGCATGGATCTTTGATACCTTTCCCACCACGTTTGTCGGCCATTCCATAAACGTAGACAACTCGTCACTCAGCATTGCCTTGATTGAATCGACGAGATGCTCTGACCATCCCTCTAGAAACCAGCACTCCTCAAGTATTGCTATCAAAGGGGCGTAGTATGCAAAGATGAGCAAGGCTGGTGGTTCTTGTCGCTTGAGAGCTGCGATGAATGTCTCTTGTAGACGATACAGCCAGCCAAGTATGAGCTGGTTGGCTGAAGGGGTTTTGCACACACCCTTTTCGCTGCCGTAGTTGGCCTCGTATATGGAAGAAAGAGATGAGAGAGCGTGATCGTAGATGGTCATGTTGATACTCGCGTTGGTCGTCAGCCACTCTCGCAACCTGGCAAAGGGTTCGACCCAGTCCATGTGCGGATGCGCAGAGCTCTCGACCTCTTCGTCTGGCCCGGACTCTGCGAGAGGTTCCAAGAGTCCCGAGAAGAGCGTGGCAGGGTCTACAGTCTGTCTAATCAACCGCACGCCGTGTATCAATGGTAGTTGGTGAAGCGTGGTTTCGTCTCCAACCTTGCAGACTAGCAGATCCTTGGGCGATGTCGGACCGGCAGCAAAGGCACAGTATGATACAAGCGTTGCTGCAACGTAAAGGGCGCCACAGTTTTCCTCTGTGATGTTTGAGAGCGTCTCGTTGAGCTTTTTGAGGCCTACTTCTGAGTGCTGGGTAGCTATTGAGCGATGTCGAGCCCGAGTATCGGACCCGGCTGGCTCCAAATAGGCGAGGTGGAACCCAGAAAGGGCATAGATGAGATGCAGCACGAAGTGGTGAGAAAAGCCTATTCTGGGGACATTATTCCTCCAGAAGAGGCCTATGCTGTCATTGGGCTTGGAGAGCGTGCCCGCGGTGTGATGAACAAAGTGCAGCATCAAATCAGCATCGACAATGTTCAGCGAGCAGGCTTCCGAGTCGGCCGGAGGGGAAGCCGAGGAAGTGGTTGAAGCGTTTGAAGTTGGTGATCCCGGGGCTGTTGCCTCTCTGAGAGCATTGCCGAGGGCAGCCCAGTCTTTGCGCGGACGGCCCGGGCCTCGATGAGGCGAAATCTTCTGGCTTGCCTCTAGCTCGTCGGACAGGGCCTTTGGTATTGGGCCGTAGGTGGGAGGAGAGTGAGGGTCGAAGCTACAGGGGACGTTGAAGCGCATGCAGTTGAAGCACATGGGCTTTGTCTCGTCGCACTGCCTTGTTTAGTGACTGGGAGGGGAATGATGAGATGTGAAGATTACCTTTACTTTGCGCTTCTTACAGTTGAGACAGCCATTTCGGGACTTGCGATGTGGTCGCCGGTGCTGACGGCCGAGTGCCGAGTTGGAGGTGGGCTGCATTG harbors:
- a CDS encoding Zn(2)-C6 fungal-type domain-containing protein — translated: MHQSYSKTLPATALVHRPLSKPTMQPTSNSALGRQHRRPHRKSRNGCLNCKKRKVKCDETKPMCFNCMRFNVPCSFDPHSPPTYGPIPKALSDELEASQKISPHRGPGRPRKDWAALGNALREATAPGSPTSNASTTSSASPPADSEACSLNIVDADLMLHFVHHTAGTLSKPNDSIGLFWRNNVPRIGFSHHFVLHLIYALSGFHLAYLEPAGSDTRARHRSIATQHSEVGLKKLNETLSNITEENCGALYVAATLVSYCAFAAGPTSPKDLLVCKVGDETTLHQLPLIHGVRLIRQTVDPATLFSGLLEPLAESGPDEEVESSAHPHMDWVEPFARLREWLTTNASINMTIYDHALSSLSSIYEANYGSEKGVCKTPSANQLILGWLYRLQETFIAALKRQEPPALLIFAYYAPLIAILEECWFLEGWSEHLVDSIKAMLSDELSTFMEWPTNVVGKVSKIHARI
- a CDS encoding Glyco-transf-28 domain-containing protein, which produces MASTNDGIDQLNETRTAAIDASTRDDGRIDIEISTTLSRRLSKLPNFEELDVTPGLASPAYQQYENRDHSVVALNIVIQVIGSRGDVQPFIALAHELQKHGHRIRLATHDVFETFVQSSNIEFYPVGGDPSQLMAYMVKNPGLIPSIDSLRAGDINTKRKMIAQMLDGFWDSCIMPDPKTGDPFVADAIIANPPSFAHVHCAEALGVPLHMMFTMPWTSTGAFPHPLANINDPSTGKEREVANYLSYSVVEFLTWQGLGDLVNHWREAKLGLEHVPMNEGPRLLKSLEVPFTYCWSPALIPKPREWGHNISISGFFFRQPPSYQPPEDLATFLKGGPKPIYVGFGSIVVDDPARLMIMVLKAIKTAGVRAIISQGWSKLEGDDDPNIFYVGDCPHEYLFQQVSAVVHHGGAGTTACGLFYGIPTVIVPFFGDQPFWGQMVANAGAGPQPIPHSSLTSRNLTDAIVHALTPEVAIAAQKIHKPKPIFIESRRWDPFTAVGSASMEVAASMADATAGVFVKPYETIKEHQARTKTSLESGSSQARSQSDSASVSESGVARRAAGTSTKSLGKLAVTSAKGIFVDIPIAVTDGLRAVPNLYGEDVRPRDHITGFRSGAVVAGKNFYHGIFEALTDIAVYTYHGKRQENALGAAKGLGKGALSLVTKTTAATIGLVAYPAQGIHRSIRAVVVTSTPKAIEAAMRIEGDWLLKKKPVSEEETRCAVADFETLRNSKPTKVVPG
- a CDS encoding Cupin-2 domain-containing protein — translated: MARTTTRDWDSIFIPFGGIDFGPKSSASTVVTIIFRTGDDIPGTGLHWHETHTEYLQVVEGYALVTIGDRTAVFTKDDGVITIPRYTVHQYMRADNTEKGKAGKDMDLVVREWTEPADGDKEIFFRNILSLLKDKKDTVTGTVGMLFSIMVVAWSHDNYPVFWKGPRFLGKRVQGTVQRAVTYSLMGCLVFMGRLAGCQSHYAEYTP